The following nucleotide sequence is from Basilea psittacipulmonis DSM 24701.
AAAACTCACGCGATTAGAAAAACAGTCTCCAAAAAAGATGGTTTTCCATCAGCCAAAGAAGTGCCTCCTGGGCTTGAAGATAAGAAACAAACGTTTATCGAGTACTTAGAGATATTAGCCACTCATGAGAATATCGTTCAGGCATTAACAGACCTCAAATTCATGCCCACGGAACCACCTTCTGAGCAAGTATTACATGATATAGCCTATATTATGGACACATTAAAAGATGCTCATGAAGAACTACAAAAAGAATTTCAACGCACCTCAGAAGTTGACTTCCAAGAGATTGCTCTTCGTGCTATTCAAGCTTTAAGTAGCGATGGCGAAACACCCACTGAACTCTTACTCAAAAAAGATCAACAGATCCAACATATTTTGATCGATGAATTCCAAGATACTAGCAAGTCACAAATGGATTTATTAAATCTATTAGTCAGTGGCTGGGATGGATCGCAAAACCGTACATTATTCTTAGTTGGCGATCCCATGCAATCTATCTATCGCTTTAGAAAAGCTGAAGTTGGCTTGTTCTTAAAAGTTTGGCAAGAAAAACGTATTGGCAATGTATTTATCGAACCATTGTCTTTCGTGGAGAACTTCCGTAGTAGCCCAACTATTATTGATTGGGTGAATAAGACCTTTCAATCTGCTTTTCCTATCATCGACAATATCTCTACTGGTGCAATTCACTTTCACCGTTCCGTTGCCTTTAAAGAGGCAGAACCTACTGATCAAGTCGATATTCGCTTATATGCGGGTTATCAGGATAAGGGTGATGATCCTGAAAAAGCCACACAAGAAGCATTATTAGATTTATGCCAAACATTATCTTCTAAAAACAAATCAACCGCTATTTTGGTGCGTTCACGTACCCATATCACTCCCTTGTTACCTGAATTTCAAAAACGCGGGATACCGATTAATTGTGTTGATCTTTTAAGTCTTTGGGACTATCCTGAAGTGATTGATATCGTGCAACTGATCAAAGCGTTGGTACAAATCAATGATCGTATCGCATGGGCTAGTTTATTGCGTTCGCCACTATGCGGTTTGGATATGGCCACGTTGACAAAATTATTAGACAACCACCATAATCCGTTTGCTGATCTGACTATTCCTAGTCTGTTATTCAGAACATTTAATGATCCTGATTCTTTCTTAAACCAGATTCCAAGCGATGTACGCAAACGTTTATTACGTTTTACTCATCTCATGTTAAGACAGTTAGAAGAAGATTCAGGCCTGCCCTTTTCCAGTCAGGTACTTAATCTTTGGCGAGCATTAGGTGGTGACATCATCTACCCTGATGACAATGCACGCAACAATATTGAAGTAGTTTTGAAAATATTAGATTCACTCGCTCCTTATGGTGATTTAGATGTTCATGAATTTGAAAAAGCCGTAAAAGAACATCACGCATCTACCTTTGCACAAGACGGTGCCATCGAGATTATGACCATGCACAAATCCAAAGGCTTAGAGTTTGATCACGTGATTGTCTATGGTCTGGATCGTGGACAAAATCGTGGGGATTCGCCTATTGTTTACACCGATACATTAAGCACGGGTGAAATGATTGTTAGCCCCAAAAAGGCTTCTTTTGAAGAAGAGGGACCTGGATTTACAACACTAATTAAACGTAATGAAACACAACGTAATGAGTATGAAAAAATGCGTTTACTTTATGTTGCTTGTACTCGTGCAAAATCGCATTTACATATCTTTGCTTCAACTTTGTACAACGACAACCACGAAGAAGTCAAACAAAGTTCCTTATGGCACACCATTTCTGAGCATTTTAAAGAAGATGTTCAAATCGTACATATCAATCAAGACACAGAGGAGCTTCAAACATTACCTAACCATCATCTTATGGTTATTGATGATGCGTCCATTGAAAACTCAGAAAGTGTTAATCAGCCTCAATACACGCATTTAACCAAAGCAGGCATTGATTTTCTAAACGAACAAAAATATCTACCCTATGAAGAGAAAGAATTAGACTCATTCTGGGGAAGTTTAAATTTTTCTTCTACACTGAAACCTCGTTCAAAACACTATTTACAAAAACAGCAAGCACATTTTGGTGAGGTATTCCATCAATTTATGGAATGGATGGCTTTAGATAAAATGCAAGGATGGGATGAGCAACGAATTGATGACAGTTCCGATCTCATTGAAAAAACCTTGCACTTATACAAGGTCTCCGATAGAGTGATTAAAGACGCGGTATCAGAAATTCAAAAGTCACTAAAAGCGGCGATTTCACATCCTCAATTAAAAGAATGGATACAAACTAAAAACTGTATGCCTGAATGGTCGGTTTATACACAACACGACTCTCAAACCAAAAACCGAATCATTGATCTGTTGGTTTTAGATAAAGATGAAATTATTCTTTTAGATTACAAGACTGATGCACGATTAGAAAATGAATCCATTAGTGAATTTAAATCCAGACTCATCACGCGTTATAAAGAAAAAATGGCGGAGTATTTAGATATTCTAAAACAGTACTACCCTAATATGCCCATCCGATCTTATTTATACGCCACTGCATTGTCACCAGAGGATGTATTGATCGAACTTAATGACTAACCTTAGGATTCATCCCCGACACTCGATTATTATGGTTAAAGTGTGGGGGATGAGGGTAAAAACTTTACGTTCTTAATTAGCAGACGTATCTGTGTTTTCAACACTTTCCTTTCCAGGTTTATTCATGAAGAATAAAATAATCCATCCGATCGGTGCTAGGAAAAAAGAGCAAGTATAAGAAGTGGCAAAAATAAGATATTTAAACAATATTTTCTTGAAAATAGCATCGAAAATACCGTTATGCACAACAACAACTCCTGAAAGAAATGAGGTTATCGCATCAACAACAAGATCGCAAACAAATCTTGCATAAGGATATACTAAAGAAAGTATGATACTCACCACAAAAAAAGCTAGTAAAAAGAACCATGGAAAAGCTCCATTATTTTTTATACTCAAATATATAGCCATTATATTGATTACCGCCGACATAATTAATGCGACAATCAAGTGCTTTTTATAATAACTAGGCGATAAACCAAAAATAGTTCTATTTAAAATATTGACAACGACATTCATCAGTAACCCCATAAATATTTTATAAAACAATGAGCTACTGTAGCATAGGGGGGGGGTATGTCAAGATTTTTGTAAACATTCAATTAACTGTGTGGTTAAATCTTTTTGGGTGCTTAATGTATGACGATAGTCGGTGAGTTGTTTCTCCCAGTGTGCATACATTGCATCGTCCCAAACAAAGTTATCTCCAATGTTCCACGACAAAAATTGTTTTTGAATGCGTTCGTCAAATGAAGTGGTCGCTAACCACGCTTTAAGTTTTTCAATATGCGTTTGTTCAGATTGAGGGTAGATATGCCATAAGAAAGGTTTACCCGCCCAAATCGCCCGTACAAAGCTGTCTTCACCACGAATAAAATTAAAACCACAGTATTGTAATAATTCATCAAAATCAGATTGTGAGACAAAAGGAATCGGGCATATCTGTGGATGAAAAGCGTCTAACTGCGGTGCTAGCAATATCACGTCTTTGGGTAAGCTTTCTAATAATGAATGAATCGGTGCATGAGTATAGGCAAAGTAAAAAAACAAACGTTTACCTTGAGCTTTTAGATCACGAAGACGTTCTGCTAAACCAAGCTGTGAAGCCAGTTTCAACGGTTTATCTGTTAAAGCATCTGACTCTCTAATTAAGCCTCCCGTGCGTGAATAAAATCCAGGGAAGAAAAAATATTTTTTTACACCATTGGCTTGTGGCGAGGGTAACAGATGACAACTTTCCACCCATGATTCCGCACTCAAGTATTCCAAATTTACCCATGCTTTCGTATGGCCAGACATTTTGTCTAAATAAGGAGTAGGCAGTTCACAAGCAAAGGTTTCAATCACCCAAGTAGCGGGTATCAGCTGTTCTGCATCATTCCATGAAAAGACGAAAACACCATGTTGTTGCGTATCCGAATAATCAGGTACGATTTTTTTTAAAGCATTCAAATCATCTACAAACAAACGAATGATGGGCTTTTCAGGATCAGACGAATCATTTAATCTCAACGGCTGAGCGAAATGCTGAGATTGATTTTTTGATAAACGTTGATATAAGTCCTTTGCCAAACGCCAGCAAACACCGATATCGCCATAATTATCAATCACTCGACAAAAAATATCTATCCGATGAAAATCACTCATGAAGCCAGTACCCTCTTTAATGGATATATCACACGATAAATGATCACTTTTGTTTATCCAGTTTATAGGCGTAAAAAAGCCCGTTAAGGTTGGGACACCCTAACAGGCTTTACGATCTATCTCATTCAGATCACTTCTTTTAACAAGGCACCTAGACCTGCGATACCCTCATCTATTTTCTCTTTTGAGACGGTCACAAAACTTAAACGCATATTGTTCTTAGGTTTTATGGCCTGTGTATAAAAGGCTTCGCCTGGTACATATGCCACGCTTTTCTCTTCTACTGAACGTTTCAACAAGCTGGTCGTATCAACGTTTTCAGGCAAGGTTACCCATAAGAACATGCCCCCTTTAGGACGTGTCCAAGAAACGTTTTTAGGAAACTCCTTGTCCATTGCATTCAGCATATACTGGCATTGTGCCTGATATAGTGCCTGAATTTTAGGAATATGTGTTTTAAGAAAACCATCTTTGATCGTCTCATAAATCGCCATCTGATTAATGCTAGGCGAATGTAAATCGATCGCTTGTTTAATCTGAACTAATTTTGCAATGATCTCTTTCGGTGCAATAATATAAGCCATTCTCAAGCCAGGTGCTAGGATTTTAGAGAAAGTTCCAAAGCGGATAACCGTCGCCCCTGCTTCTCTTCCTAATTGCAATAAACTTGGCAAGGCCTCACCCTCATAACGAAGTTCACCATAAGGATCGTCCTCTACAATAGGAAGATGATGTTCTACAGCTTTTTTCACTAAATCCTGTCGACGAGCCAAAGACAAGGTTCTACCAGTCGGATTTTGGAAATTCGGTAAGCAATAAATAAAACGCGCATTTTTTGCTTTTTCTGCCGTAATACTTTCTGGTAACAAACCTTCATCATCCGTGCTGACGGTTTCATAATGAGGCTGGAATAAAGAAAAGGCCTGCAATGCCCCTAAATATGTAGGCGATTCAACCAGTAATTTAGCACCTGGTTCCACAAAGCAATGTCCCAACATTTCAATGCCTTGCTGAGAGCCCGATACAACCAGCACTTCATCAACATCAACTTTAACACCTTTTTGTGTAAAATCTGCTGCAATCCATTCACGCAAAGGACGATAACCCTCACTTGGTCCATACTGAAGTGCCGCTAAAGGATAATCTTTCAATACCTTATCAAAAGAATCTTTAATCTCTTGGACAGGGAAACTTTTTGGAGAGGGCAAGCCACCTGCAAATGAGATCACTTTTGGTTGTTCTGTTACTTTTAGAATTTCACGAATTACTGAACTACTTAACCCTTGAGCAGCTGTTGAAAATGTATAAGTATCCATTTATTTACCTACTATTTAAGTACCTGCTTTTTTCCAAGCAGTGTACCAATAAAAAAACAAAACCATGAGGCAATCAGACACACCCCACCAATAGGGGTGATCATGCCAACCCTTGGGGAGTCTAGCAAAACAATGGTATATAGACTTCCCGAAAAAATGAGCATTCCGATCATCGAAAAAATGGAAGCCCAACGGTATGCACGAGGGCAGATTTTGTCTGCTAACGCTGCAAATATTAAGAGTGCCATTCCATGTAAGAACTGATACTCAACGGCAGTATGCCAAATATCTATATAATAGGTTGCTTTTTCAGGATTGACAAGGTGTTTCAACCCATGTGCCCCAAAGGCACCTAATGCGACCCCCAATCCTAGAACCAAAGATCCAAAAGCAACAAAAAAACGACTCAAGATTATCTCTCCCTTTGGTTCGTAAAAAACAAAACGCGATGGGTATGCATCGCGTTCGTTTCAATCTCTCTATTCTTTACACACGACTGCGATATTCGTTAGTACGCGTATCAATCTCAATCTTGTCGCCAATATTGCAGAATAAAGGTACTTGTAATTCAAAACCTGTGTTGATTTTGGCAGGCTTCATTACTTTACCAGATGTATCACCTTTTACAGCAGGTTCTGTATAAGTGATCTCGCGAACAATGATCGTTGGCATTTCAACAGAGATCGCACGACCTTCGTAGAATACCACTTCAACTGTCATCCCTTCTTCTAGGAAATTCAATGCATCGCCCATGCTATCAGCTTCTACTTCATACTGATTGTACTCTTCATCCATAAAGACATACATAGGATCGGCAAAGTATGAGTATGAACATTCTTTCTTATCTAAAACGATCACATCAAACTTTTCATCTGCTTTAAATACTGTTTCACTGCCTGAACCAGTCAAAAGGTTTTTAAATTTTACTTTTACAACTGCCGCGTTACGACCAGATTTATTGTATTCTGCTTTTTGGACAACCAATGGCTGACCATCAACCATGGCTACATTACCCACACGCAATTCCTGAGCGGTTTTCATTTAAATAAGCTCCAAGATAAAATATTTAAATAACAAAAAAAAGGATTTTACCATAAAACAAAGGTTTATAGGTTTTTCAAGAAGGATTCTCAGCCTCTTTTATCCCAACCAAACTGTTTAATCAAAATGCTGATAATCCACCACTACCTATGCTTTGGCCACTACCTCACGCCTTGACCACTACCCTTATCTATTTTCAACCATGGCCAACATTAATCAAGATCGGCTTGTTTACAGTTTTTTTTCGGATAAGGGCGTTTCGTCTTTCGCTTGTTTACGGCTTTTTAGTCCGACATCATTAACGTTGGACATTCATTACATGCCCGAATAAACAGGTCCCTCACCACCTTGAGGTGCTTTCCAAGTGATGTTTTGACTCGGATCCTTAATATCACAGGTTTTACAATGCACACAATTTTGTGCATTAATTTGTAATTGTTTACCATCAGGGGTATCAATAAACTCATAAACCCCTGCAGGACAGAAACGTTCCTCTGGACCATGATAAACCGCCCAATTAACCGTAATCGCTTTAGCAGGATCACTTAACACCAAGTGCACAGGCTCATTATCATCGTGATGCGTATTGGACAAAAATACAGAACTCGGACGATCAAAACTTAATACGCCATCGGGTTTAGGATATTGGATAGGCTGGCATTGTGAAGCGGGCAATAAACTTTCATAGTCCGCTTTTTTATTGTGAATGGTCCAAGGCATATTGCCTTTTAACAACCACTGTTCCACGCCTGTCATCAAAACGCCCACTGTACGCCCTTTTTTGAACCATTGTTTAAAATTTCGTGCTTTATTCAACTCTGTATAAAGCCATGATTGTTTAAAGGCCTGTGTAAAATCCGTTAAATCCTCATGCTCACGATTTTCACTCAATGCTTTGGCAATCGACTCTGCAGCTAACATACCTGTTTTAATCGCTGCGTGACTACCTTTAATGCGTGAAACATTTAAAAACCCTGCTTCACAGCCCACCAACAAACCGCCAGGGAACGTCGTTTTAGGCAATGATAATAA
It contains:
- a CDS encoding UvrD-helicase domain-containing protein; protein product: MSKDKLPSDIIAREKALNPSKSFIVQAPAGSGKTHTLTHRILALIPTVKKPEEILAITFTNKAASEMRSRLIKELREGQSELAIKAREYSHAQKWDLINTPSRLNIKTIDAFCAQLVRSTPFISGAGAAPTQSENFQVLYENAIRRTLAKNKDYVIHFLNYIDNNMNSAIQLLSDMLGKRDQWIHIVSNSDEYIADKLVLIYAEYLKSHITFVSQALSKLDFRFLHECAQYSIAASEYLGNSPLAWDKLKNWDGREPKPLKQGNIDFSEYLTFIYLAHFLTTKTHAIRKTVSKKDGFPSAKEVPPGLEDKKQTFIEYLEILATHENIVQALTDLKFMPTEPPSEQVLHDIAYIMDTLKDAHEELQKEFQRTSEVDFQEIALRAIQALSSDGETPTELLLKKDQQIQHILIDEFQDTSKSQMDLLNLLVSGWDGSQNRTLFLVGDPMQSIYRFRKAEVGLFLKVWQEKRIGNVFIEPLSFVENFRSSPTIIDWVNKTFQSAFPIIDNISTGAIHFHRSVAFKEAEPTDQVDIRLYAGYQDKGDDPEKATQEALLDLCQTLSSKNKSTAILVRSRTHITPLLPEFQKRGIPINCVDLLSLWDYPEVIDIVQLIKALVQINDRIAWASLLRSPLCGLDMATLTKLLDNHHNPFADLTIPSLLFRTFNDPDSFLNQIPSDVRKRLLRFTHLMLRQLEEDSGLPFSSQVLNLWRALGGDIIYPDDNARNNIEVVLKILDSLAPYGDLDVHEFEKAVKEHHASTFAQDGAIEIMTMHKSKGLEFDHVIVYGLDRGQNRGDSPIVYTDTLSTGEMIVSPKKASFEEEGPGFTTLIKRNETQRNEYEKMRLLYVACTRAKSHLHIFASTLYNDNHEEVKQSSLWHTISEHFKEDVQIVHINQDTEELQTLPNHHLMVIDDASIENSESVNQPQYTHLTKAGIDFLNEQKYLPYEEKELDSFWGSLNFSSTLKPRSKHYLQKQQAHFGEVFHQFMEWMALDKMQGWDEQRIDDSSDLIEKTLHLYKVSDRVIKDAVSEIQKSLKAAISHPQLKEWIQTKNCMPEWSVYTQHDSQTKNRIIDLLVLDKDEIILLDYKTDARLENESISEFKSRLITRYKEKMAEYLDILKQYYPNMPIRSYLYATALSPEDVLIELND
- a CDS encoding elongation factor P maturation arginine rhamnosyltransferase EarP, producing MSDFHRIDIFCRVIDNYGDIGVCWRLAKDLYQRLSKNQSQHFAQPLRLNDSSDPEKPIIRLFVDDLNALKKIVPDYSDTQQHGVFVFSWNDAEQLIPATWVIETFACELPTPYLDKMSGHTKAWVNLEYLSAESWVESCHLLPSPQANGVKKYFFFPGFYSRTGGLIRESDALTDKPLKLASQLGLAERLRDLKAQGKRLFFYFAYTHAPIHSLLESLPKDVILLAPQLDAFHPQICPIPFVSQSDFDELLQYCGFNFIRGEDSFVRAIWAGKPFLWHIYPQSEQTHIEKLKAWLATTSFDERIQKQFLSWNIGDNFVWDDAMYAHWEKQLTDYRHTLSTQKDLTTQLIECLQKS
- a CDS encoding aminotransferase-like domain-containing protein is translated as MDTYTFSTAAQGLSSSVIREILKVTEQPKVISFAGGLPSPKSFPVQEIKDSFDKVLKDYPLAALQYGPSEGYRPLREWIAADFTQKGVKVDVDEVLVVSGSQQGIEMLGHCFVEPGAKLLVESPTYLGALQAFSLFQPHYETVSTDDEGLLPESITAEKAKNARFIYCLPNFQNPTGRTLSLARRQDLVKKAVEHHLPIVEDDPYGELRYEGEALPSLLQLGREAGATVIRFGTFSKILAPGLRMAYIIAPKEIIAKLVQIKQAIDLHSPSINQMAIYETIKDGFLKTHIPKIQALYQAQCQYMLNAMDKEFPKNVSWTRPKGGMFLWVTLPENVDTTSLLKRSVEEKSVAYVPGEAFYTQAIKPKNNMRLSFVTVSKEKIDEGIAGLGALLKEVI
- a CDS encoding DUF423 domain-containing protein, encoding MSRFFVAFGSLVLGLGVALGAFGAHGLKHLVNPEKATYYIDIWHTAVEYQFLHGMALLIFAALADKICPRAYRWASIFSMIGMLIFSGSLYTIVLLDSPRVGMITPIGGVCLIASWFCFFIGTLLGKKQVLK
- the efp gene encoding elongation factor P, whose amino-acid sequence is MKTAQELRVGNVAMVDGQPLVVQKAEYNKSGRNAAVVKVKFKNLLTGSGSETVFKADEKFDVIVLDKKECSYSYFADPMYVFMDEEYNQYEVEADSMGDALNFLEEGMTVEVVFYEGRAISVEMPTIIVREITYTEPAVKGDTSGKVMKPAKINTGFELQVPLFCNIGDKIEIDTRTNEYRSRV